Proteins from a single region of Corvus hawaiiensis isolate bCorHaw1 chromosome 6, bCorHaw1.pri.cur, whole genome shotgun sequence:
- the DCAF4 gene encoding DDB1- and CUL4-associated factor 4 isoform X5 codes for MRNADVACERIFTVNDVEHGGCKYGIINLSGLGKESLTVEMYDNLYFTNRKVNSVCWASLTHPDSHVLLCLMGIAETPGCASLLPASLFSSTNPGDRPGMLCSFKISTAWSCAWCLNPQADNCFSTGLTRRVLVTNVVTGHRQTFGTSSDVLAQQFATQTPVLYNGCRSGEIFSIDVRQRNRKGQSWKATRLFHGSAVTSIHLMEAEHYLMAADMAGKIKLWDLRTAKCVKQYKGHHNEYALLPFHVNEEEGLLIAVGQDCYTRIWSLQDAHLLRTIPSPHPSSKDAIPSVVFSSRLGGSRGVPGLLMAVKQDLYHFSYN; via the exons ATGAGAAAT GCAGATGTTGCTTGTGAACGAATATTCACTGTGAACGATGTAGAGCATGGAGGATGTAAATATGGTATCATCAATCTCAGCGGTTTGGGGAAGGAGTCTCTCACTGTGGAGATGTATGACAACCTCTACTTCACAAACCGCAAA GTGAATTCTGTGTGCTGGGCATCACTGACTCATCCAGATTCTCATGTTTt GCTGTGTCTCATGGGAATTGCAGAAacaccaggctgtgccagtCTGCTTCCAGCATCATTGTTCAGCAGCACTAACCCAG GAGATAGACCTGGGATGCTGTGCAGTTTCAAGATATCCACTGCCTGGTCCTGTGCTTGGTGCCTCAATCCCCAAGCAGACAACTGCTTTAGCACAG GCCTGACACGACGAGTTCTTGTGACCAACGTAGTGACAGGGCATCGGCAGACATTTGGAACCAGTAGTGATGTACTGGCACAGCAGTTTGCCACGCAG ACCCCAGTGCTGTACAATGGCTGCCGTTCGGGTGAGATTTTCAGCATTGATGTGCGCCAACGTAACCGAAAGGGGCAGAGCTGGAAAGCAACTCGTCTCTTCCACGGCTCAGCAGTTACATCTATTCACCTTATGGAGGCTGAACATTATCTTATGGCAGCAGATATGGCTGGAAAG ATAAAACTGTGGGACCTGAGAACAGCAAAGTGTGTGAAACAGTACAAAGGTCACCACAATGAATATGCTCTTCTCCCTTTTCATGTAAATGAGGAGGAAGGACTTCTTATAGCAG TTGGTCAGGATTGCTACACCAGAATTTGGAGTCTCCAAGATGCTCATCTGCTTAGAACCATCCCTTCTCCCCACCCATCATCCAAAGATGCCATTCCTAGTGTGGTGTTTTCTTCAAGACTTGGGGGCAGCCGAGGAGTTCCTGGTTTACTCATGGCTGTCAAACAGGATCTCTACCACTTCTCCTATAACTGA